GTTCTTGGGGACCACTCATTCTTGGTCATGCCAACGATGCTATTGTAAAAACAATACAAACAACTGTTGCCAACGGAACTTCTTTTGGTACACCAACCGAACAAGAAAATGAATTAGCAGAATTTATAATCGAAAATAATTACTATGTAGAAAAAATTCGTTTTGTTAGTTCAGGTACAGAAGCCGTAATGTCTGCACTGCGTTTAGCAAGAGGATATACCAAGAAAAATAAAATCATCAAATTTGAAGGTTGTTATCATGGTCATTCTGATAGCTTATTGGTTAAAGCTGGTTCTGGCTTGGTAACTTTTGGCGAAAGCACCTCTGCTGGTGTTCCTGCTGCTTTTGCTGCCGAAACTATTGTTTTGCCTTTAAACGATAAAGATGCAGTTACCAATTGTATCAACGAGTTAAAAGATGATATTGCAGCAGTAATTATTGAACCAATTCCTGCAAACAATGGCTTGTTAATTCAAGGTGGTGAGTTTCTACGATTTTTAAGAGACATCACCTTAGAAAACAATATATTACTCATTTTCGATGAAGTTATTTCTGGATTTAGAGTGCATTTTGCTGGTGCTGCTGGTTTGTATAACATTCAACCAGATATTATTACTTACGGAAAAATTATTGGTGGTGGAATGCCCGTTGGTGCTTACGCTTCTTATCATCATATTATGAAACATATTTCGCCAGAAGGTGATGTTTACCAAGCAGGAACACTTAGTGGAAATCCTGTGGCAATGGCAGCTGGTTTAGCTCAGTTAAAGCAATGTTTTAAAGAAGGTTTTTATGATGAATTGAATAGAAAAACACAAATTTTAGTCGATGGAATTCAAAATCACATCAATAATAAAGCATACGAAGTAACCATATATCATGTTGGTTCAATATTTTGGTTTGCTTTTTCTGATATGGCACAGCTTACAAAAGCAGAACACATTAACGCAGGAAAAATGTCTTTGTTCAAGCAATTATACCATTACTTGTTAGACAATGGTATTTATATTGGTCCATCTGGCTATGAAGTTGGATTTGTATCTGCAGCACATACAGAAGCAGATATTCAAAAAACAATTACTATTTTTAATAGTGGATTAGATGAGCTATTTCAATCAAACAATAAATAATGCTATTACAAATTTTTGAGAACAATATAGATGACAGAAAACTAACGCAAGTAGTAGACTGCTTAAAAAAAGGTGGTCTAGTAATTTATCCAACAGATACAGTATATGCATTAGGTTGCGATATTTATAACAAATCTGCTATAGAAAAAATTTGTGCTATCAAAGGAATTAAACCCAATAAAATTAATTTTTCTATTATTTGTAATGACTTAAGTCACATCACTGATTTTACCGTAAATGTAGATACGCCAACTTACAAACGCATGAAACGATGTTTGCCAGGACCATTTACCTTTATTTTAAAAGCCAATAATCAAGTACCAAAATTATTTAAAAACAACAAACGCACTATAGGTATTCGTGTACCAGATAATAAAATTCCACTAGCAATAGTACAACAACTAGGCAATCCAATTGTAACAACATCAATTCATCACGAAGACGATATTATAGATTACATTACCGACCCAATGGCAATTTATGAACGCTACGAAAATGTAGTAGACATAGTAATAGACGGTGGCATTGGTGGATTAATTCCATCTACCATTGTAGATTGTACCGAAACCGAACCAATAATAGTACGACAAGGAGCAGGCGACATTGATTTGTTGTACTAATGATTTTTATATTAGTTGCCACATTTACATATTATAATAAAATATTATTGTTAAATTATAGACTAACTACAATAGTTAATAAAACAACATATAGCTTACCATACGGTTTAAATGTTCTAAAAAAAACTTGCGTATTTTAAGTATTTTAATGAAAAATACGCAAGTTATAAATTGCAAGGATATTTAAAATAAGCAAAAACATATCTTTTATATAGTATTGAGAATAAAAACATTATAAACAAAAAATATTTTTAGTAAAAAAGTATACGCAAGTTATTTTATTGCGTATATTTGGGTGATGTGCAAAAGTCTCCGCTACCGCTGCGTCTTTTGCACATCGGAGGGCGGATTACATCCGCTGATGCGTCGAACGGTCTTCGCTGTCGCTACGACCTTCAACACATCAGCGGATTTGCAAAATCCTTTCGCTTTGTGTAACTTCGTTACACGCTTCAGGACTTCGCAAATCCGCCCTCCGTTGTGTTCAATTAAAAATCTAGATAAAGTAAATGAAGGATTATTATTATTTACTTGGAATAAAGCCATCTGCTTCCAAAGAAGAAATAAAAAAAGCGTATCGAAAACTATCGATGAAATTTCATCCTGATAAAAATGAAATGGATGACTTTTTTAACGAACGGTTTAAGGATATTCAAGAGGCTTACGAAGTGCTTATAGACGATTCAAAGAGAAAAAACTATGACTTCGAATATAAAAACAACAATACATTTTCTCCTAAGCAAAATAGAGGAGTGAATTTTCATCCTGAAATTGAATACTTTAAGTCTAACTTAAGTGAATTCGAATATGACAAGGAAATTACCTTTAATTGGAAAACTATTAATGCAGATAAAGTTAATCTAAACCCCTTTGGAGAAGTAAATTCAATTGACAGCAAAACATACAAGATAAAAGATTTTCTTAATCCAGCTATGACCTTTGAATTAGTTGCTGAAAATTCAAACATAGGTCGGGTCGTTAAATCAACATTAACCTTATCAAATAAAACATACAACGAATTATATAAACACTTCAAATTCAAAATCCAACAAGAAGAATGGCGTTCTTCTCAATCGAATCAAAGTCAATATAGACAAGACACCCAATCCAGTAAAATACGGTATGAAAAGGAATTGGAACTATCTGATAACAGAATACTTCAAATTATTAAGGACTTAGGCTATTCAGGAAACACAGAGGTAAGGATAAGCCACAAAAATGTAGAGGATGGTTTCTACATACTCAAAGGTCGTGCGATTGCATACCAAATAGTTAGTAGCAAAATAAAGATGGAATACTACATCGAAAAGTACAATCAAAATAATGGACAATCGATTGAAGTTGGTGGAAATAGAATCAATGGGATTGGAAAAGGAAGTCCTGTTTGGCTTAATGGTAAATTAGCTCCCGATGGTGTCTATGAAAAGGGTTGGTTTTCTAAAATTAAAGTCATTAATGGACGAGTATATTAATAAAAGAGCACAACAACAGTGCCCGTTGCACAACTGGATAAAAAATGCTAAAAATTATAAGTATACACTATTACATATACTTATTTATGTAAAATGTATTTTGGGTTTAATATTTTTGTGTGGTGCTTTTAGTAGCTTACTGGTACAAAAATGTTAAAAAAATAAGCTTTTTATGTTGTTTTTTAGTGTTTTTTGACTTATTTCTATTGCTTTTATGGCTGTTTTTCTAGTTTGGGTAATAAACTTTAAGTACTTCTGTAAGTTGTAAGTCATGGCGGCTAGTAGTACATGTTTGTTGGCTAATGCTATGCCTCGTGTATTGACTCGCTTCATGTTTCTAAAGTTTATCAGCGTACCTAATACTGGTTCTACTGTGCTGCTTCGCTTGCGTATCATGCGTTTGGCATAGCTTGCATTTTGTGTAAGTCGTTCATGCATTCTGTCGTAGTAGGGTTTGTCTATGCTGTCTTCTATCTTTTTAAACTTGGTTACTTTGCCACAACAGTTTGCTCTTAATGGACAATCTTTACAATCGCTCTCACTGCTTCTATATTGTTTTTTTTCATATCCTTTGCTATCTGTTTTTATGCCTTTGTACTTTAGTATAGCTCTATTGCCTTGTTGGCATTCGTACTGGTTTTCTGTTGCATTATATCTAAAGCCAACTCTTTCTGCTTTGTATTGTCCAAAGTTAGGAATATATGCTGTTATGTTTTGTTGTTCTAAATATTTCAATGCTTTGCCACTGCTATATCCAGCATCGGCTATTACTTCTGCTATCGTAATATGGTTTTGTTGTAAATTTGTTTGTGTTTGATTAACTATTTGCTCTAAGCAATCACTATCTTTTTTGTTGGCATAATCTGCTAATGCTCCTGTTATTACATGATTTTTGTCGTCTACACTTACTTGTGCTAAGTAGTTTAATTGTCGTGGTTTGCCTGGTTTGGTTGATATTCTTGCAGCTGCATCTGTTTTGCTATAATGGGTGTGATTGCTCACAAATTTTGGGCGTATGGGTTTGCCATGTTCATCTAACTGCTTTGGATTAACCACATGACCTGGCATCTTTTTATACGCTTCTGCTTTCCATTTATGATGTCGCTCTACTAATTGTTTTACTTCCTTTTTTACTTTGAACTCACTATTTTCATCTAATTCATTGGCATATGTAGATACATCTTCTAACACTTCTTTTTCTACCAAGCTATCCATACTTGCATTGGCTTTTACAAAAGCACTATCTATACATTGGCGTTTACCTGCTACCATTTGTTTAGCAATACACAGCTGTAATACTTGTTGAAATATCTTGATAAATATATCTTCTCCATACAAAGCTCTAGTTCTTGATAAGGTTGAATGACATGGCAGAGTTTCATCTAAATCGTAACCTATAAACAAACGGATAGACAAGCTATCTGCACAGAAAGACAACAACTGTCTATCGGAGTTAATATTGTTGAGATAACCTACTATCATGATTTTAAAGAATACCACAGGATCTATACTTGGATTGCCTTCTGTACCATAGTATGGTGCTGTTGCTTTGTAGAGCCATTGTAAATCTAATGCACCATTAAGTTTACGATAGTAGTTACCAGTTGGTACTAGTTCTTGTAGTGAAGTGTATACCATTAATTTTGCTTCAAATTGTTTACGACCTTGCATGTACAATAATACAAATAGTATACAATATAAAATATTTTTACTATAAACATTTGTTTATATCAAAAACTACACTTATCTTAGTTGTGCAACAAACACCTTTTATGTTAGCTGTGATATTATGACGACACTTACGACAAGAAACGAAATAGTAAAAACGAAGAGAATTATTGGCTCTGAACTGACTAAAATGCAAAAAGCGTTTTACGATGAAGAAATGCTACAATACTATAAGGACGACAATGAAGAATATTTGTATTGGGAGCAATTTGACTGCATAAAGAATGAAGAAATAGACTATTCGACTTTTAATAAAATTATCGGTTTAAACTATTCAGACATTGACACATTTACAGACACATTAACAGAAAAGCTAACCGAGTTATTTAAGACTTTAAACATCAATGAATTCATAATAATTTCTCACTTAAAACTTGATTTCTTTGGTAACAGAGACAACAAGTTCAAGCCATTAAAAAAAGCGTACAAAACACTTGAAAAAATTGTTGGCAACAAGACATTTAATGAATCATTCGAAATTGACATTTACAGTTTGTCAGACTTTATTGATATTCTCTTTTGGACAACTCGTTGCGACCCAAGTGTAGCTGAATACATTTTCCTGTTTGACAAAGACGAACAAATTCAGTTTCATATATGCAAATACGGTAATCTTCATTTAACAGAATACAATAAAGAACAACTAACCGAAGATAAACTAAAAAAACTCGGTTGGACAATTATTGAAGGACAAGAATTTGACAATTTTACCACTGACGGAAAAATTGAAGGACGAAAAATTAAATTATGACAAGAAATACCACTGCCAACATC
Above is a genomic segment from Chitinophagales bacterium containing:
- a CDS encoding IS1182 family transposase — encoded protein: MQGRKQFEAKLMVYTSLQELVPTGNYYRKLNGALDLQWLYKATAPYYGTEGNPSIDPVVFFKIMIVGYLNNINSDRQLLSFCADSLSIRLFIGYDLDETLPCHSTLSRTRALYGEDIFIKIFQQVLQLCIAKQMVAGKRQCIDSAFVKANASMDSLVEKEVLEDVSTYANELDENSEFKVKKEVKQLVERHHKWKAEAYKKMPGHVVNPKQLDEHGKPIRPKFVSNHTHYSKTDAAARISTKPGKPRQLNYLAQVSVDDKNHVITGALADYANKKDSDCLEQIVNQTQTNLQQNHITIAEVIADAGYSSGKALKYLEQQNITAYIPNFGQYKAERVGFRYNATENQYECQQGNRAILKYKGIKTDSKGYEKKQYRSSESDCKDCPLRANCCGKVTKFKKIEDSIDKPYYDRMHERLTQNASYAKRMIRKRSSTVEPVLGTLINFRNMKRVNTRGIALANKHVLLAAMTYNLQKYLKFITQTRKTAIKAIEISQKTLKNNIKSLFF
- the hemL gene encoding glutamate-1-semialdehyde 2,1-aminomutase, whose translation is MNIEKSKILFEKAKTLMPGGVNSPVRAFKSVGGTPIFIKKGVGSKIYDVDDNEYIDYCCSWGPLILGHANDAIVKTIQTTVANGTSFGTPTEQENELAEFIIENNYYVEKIRFVSSGTEAVMSALRLARGYTKKNKIIKFEGCYHGHSDSLLVKAGSGLVTFGESTSAGVPAAFAAETIVLPLNDKDAVTNCINELKDDIAAVIIEPIPANNGLLIQGGEFLRFLRDITLENNILLIFDEVISGFRVHFAGAAGLYNIQPDIITYGKIIGGGMPVGAYASYHHIMKHISPEGDVYQAGTLSGNPVAMAAGLAQLKQCFKEGFYDELNRKTQILVDGIQNHINNKAYEVTIYHVGSIFWFAFSDMAQLTKAEHINAGKMSLFKQLYHYLLDNGIYIGPSGYEVGFVSAAHTEADIQKTITIFNSGLDELFQSNNK
- a CDS encoding threonylcarbamoyl-AMP synthase, yielding MLLQIFENNIDDRKLTQVVDCLKKGGLVIYPTDTVYALGCDIYNKSAIEKICAIKGIKPNKINFSIICNDLSHITDFTVNVDTPTYKRMKRCLPGPFTFILKANNQVPKLFKNNKRTIGIRVPDNKIPLAIVQQLGNPIVTTSIHHEDDIIDYITDPMAIYERYENVVDIVIDGGIGGLIPSTIVDCTETEPIIVRQGAGDIDLLY
- a CDS encoding J domain-containing protein translates to MKDYYYLLGIKPSASKEEIKKAYRKLSMKFHPDKNEMDDFFNERFKDIQEAYEVLIDDSKRKNYDFEYKNNNTFSPKQNRGVNFHPEIEYFKSNLSEFEYDKEITFNWKTINADKVNLNPFGEVNSIDSKTYKIKDFLNPAMTFELVAENSNIGRVVKSTLTLSNKTYNELYKHFKFKIQQEEWRSSQSNQSQYRQDTQSSKIRYEKELELSDNRILQIIKDLGYSGNTEVRISHKNVEDGFYILKGRAIAYQIVSSKIKMEYYIEKYNQNNGQSIEVGGNRINGIGKGSPVWLNGKLAPDGVYEKGWFSKIKVINGRVY